The genome window acccctgcaaccaaaaataatttttccagaacgatttgaaattttttaatttaattgttaataactttttaacgatggctcagtcaagaaattgatattcttgattttcgtcttattttggcctctagaatctcccattaaaatttttctcaggggtggccgaacaccctctatagtgATGGATCAAACGAGATCTGTTTCTTAGAGATGCAACACGCTCTGACCGCCCACAGGAAGTGGATACTGACCAAGTAAAGAGTATTATTGAAAATAATCCTCGCTACACAACATGGAACATTGCCCAAGTACTGAATATATGAACTCAGACTTCGATGATTTTTTAATAGATTGTAAAAATCGacattttcaacaattttttcttCTTCAATTTAGCGTTGGTCGATCTTAGATTCCGATATTGGTCCTCGTGTTAGGGAAAAAGTTGTTAAAAATGTTAGTTTCTAcgacatattaaaaaattatcgaaATCTGAGTTAGTTGTTCTAGTTTCATAAAAtcctttgaatttttttttagtgtaTTAAATAGATATTAAATTTGTAGTTAGGTATAaacatttattataattataggcCAAATTAACATTTAAAACACTTTTATGGGAAATATCTTTAGCAGACATTTGTTTTTAGTTGCCATTCACTAACGAAAGTATGCTTTTATTGTTCATAATTAACGAATGTTGTTTAATTTGAATATTAATTCGCGTAAATATACAAAGTAATAATTTTCAGGTTCTGATTCCAATATTGCGGCACGTGTCAATTAAAATACTTATTATCAACTCATTAATATATTCCAATTAATTAAAGCATAAAGGAATCCATGAAAGAGTGGAACGTTGTGAACAATCTCGATGCCTAGGCCACAAGAATTTGGATATTAAAAAAGTAGCGAACGAACCTGATGTGATATCAATTCCGCAGGAAATATTAATTGGTCTcgtaattttaaattgttaaatGTAATATAATTCGAGCGGTAGTTATATTATCGTTTAACTATAATCGCTTAGTATAATAATGGGTTTAAGAAATTGAGCAACTCTGTTAAATAATGAATACTATGGATATTCTTAAAGAAACAAGTTCAATACAAATGTTTAATGTAAAAAGTTTCGCGGATAAAGAAAATTGGAATAAAATAGATTTAGTGATAAACAGTCACTGTACATATCAAATAATATTGCATGTATTAAGTCAATTAAAAGTAGTTTGATAtatgtcgtgtttggactcattttaattagaaaaatcTACAGAATGCATTGATACCATTTTTAAATAGATAGTCGTAACCGTTTTCTTTCTTTGTTAAGCAATGTTTGTGTTCAGTTCTACAAATGATACACCACTCCGTACGCATAACTTTCACTGTTGACTCCAAATCTTATGAAACTTAACCGTGCATTTCTGTAGATACAGTGTAgttcaaaatatattttatatacattatattttagattttataaacagggtgttcggccacccctgggaaaaattttaatgagagattctagaagccaaaataagacgaaaatcaagaatacgtaTTTGTAGATTGAGGCatcattgaaaagttattaacaaaattattaataaaatttgtccatctatatgaattttttcctcaaaagtgcgtaagatttcaggggtatgtctattcaccaaaaataattgttattgacctctacaactgaaaataatttttccagaatgatttgaaacttttcaatttcgtcgaaaaattttggcacctaccccctgtcgatttttcttaaaaactagtttttcatttttaataaatttgtttgacgctgtacggaaatgttgtttaatacttttttgtaggtgtctatgaactctacttcaccactaaatttcaattaaatccattcactattgtagaagttatggccgtttgaaaatttgaccattcttatggagtttttctcattttgcagggtcaaggaccaacatttcgaatatttttacaatttttacacgttctccattaaaatacgcgtagattgcttttttaaacattaaaatcgtccaatccgttcaggagttatgacgttttaaagattcgcatgaaatttcagtgaaacatatcaatggtgtggtcagacattatagtttcagtaaagaatttttttctcgaaagtgcgtaagatttcggtggtatgtctattgaccaaaaatgattgtccttgacccccacaactaaaaataattttttcagaacgatttgaaaaaattttttttcgccgaaaaattttccggtcggtatagaactttaaacgttaataactttttaacgaagcctcaatcaacaaattggtattcttgattttcatcttattctggcctctagaatctccattcaaatattttcccagagatggccgaatATCCTGTAGAATGATCTGTGATTATGACTCACCCAAAATGCGATGATTCAATTTTCAGGTCCTTGACCATCGGTGGAAAACAAGTGGAGACGATCGAGCGCGCCAGAGATGGAACAGCCTGCGCTTACAGCgcttaccacagtactaagggTATATCAGCAAGTGCGCGTGGTCATCGTGAAGAATTGTCGATCGCGATGCGTGTCATGGGTTCTGGTTACCTGAGCACTTGCCTGCAAATTAAATATTATCGTCAGGATGATCAGAGTCATTGTGAATGGGGCGCGCGGCTGCACTGTATCGAACTGGACTGTTCGAGCGTGGAGGGTAGGTTGGTCACGGTGGACCGAGAAACATACAGGAAGCTAGGCATAGAATCCTAGCAGTCTGTAGGTGCTAATGTAATGAAagccatcacgtagtgataatgGTTGAAAATTCTTATCTTATTGCGACCGATTACGTCTGCTGCATTGTTTTTGAGAAGAAGACACACATGGCAATTAAGCAGGCTTTATGGTGAAATCTGAAGCGTAATATCAAGGTGCAGAATGTAGCATGATAGATTTCAACAGCACCTTAAATGCATTGAGTTTTATCGTGTGTGTTGACATCCAAGAGCGAAACAAAGGAAAAAGAAATGGATTATAGTATTTTGTAATGAGAAACACAAGTGAGACGTATGTATAAGAACGTTGTAATGATTCCTTTCAATCCCTGAATAACTGTAACGTAAAACGATGGATCTGTGGGGTCCTATAGAAGAGAGATGAAAAAGGAAAGGAGAGTCTCTGTCTTAAACGTCGGGATGTGAGGTagttggtcgagcgcttgcgagaggaacGGTCCCTCTGACGGCAAGTACGGGAGGCAATGGACCCTACAGATCTGTTTTATCAACATAATCAAATCAAAACTTCGATCTCCTATTTTTCTATGCTAAAATCACATTTGTATATACATACGTACATCTaaaatatacatgtatatatgtataatgttATTGTTGTACATTGGTACAGACGATTTATTGCAACGAGCATAGCGTGTTTTATTTAACACGTTAAACACCGAGCTAATTTAGTTTATCTTCCCGTCTGCGCCACACTACACCGTGAAGCAAAGGTACATTTTTATCGAGTTAGTTCGATTCAATAGTATATTTTATTGCTTATAGAAATAAGAGAATGCCATTACAAGACAAATATAAAAGTACTACAATCTTTATTACTAAAAAATGATATATCCAACCGATCAGTTATCGTTACACCGTGTAAAGACATATTGTACAAATTCTATtaaaaacattaaaattaatagGCTGACATTACTAAGTAGCTTCATCACAAGACGACCATGTACAGTATTCCCACTATAAATGTGCGAAACATATCGTTAAATGTGAAAATTTTATCGGTGTTTAACGTGTTAATCGAAAAGTGAAATAATGTTCTCCAATATGTATCGATGTCGTTAAGGATTCCATTGCTTTcagtaaattgtatttaataaagaattaataaataaatttacacaTTCGATGCTCGATACATAAAAGTATCATATATCAATCTTTTTTCATAATATAACGGCTGCAAAATGTAAAATCGCCGGTATGAAAGTGAATTTAAATCTAACAAAATCAATGTCAAATTGTACGGTACGATATACatatagggtgttcagccatccctggaaaatattttaatgggagattctaggggtcaaaataagacgaaaaccaagaataccaatttgttgatggaggcttcgttaaatattaattaacaatgaaattaaaaaatgtcaaatcgtgctggaaaaattattttcggttgcgggggtcaattacaatcatttttggtgaatagatatacccctgaaatcctaaccattttcaagaaaaaaattcgaatatgttgaaatttttcggcgaaaaaaaattttttcaaatcgttctgaaaaaattgtttttagttgtgggggtcaaggacaatcatttttggtcaatagacataccaccgaaatcttacgcactttcgagaaaaaaattctttactgaaactataatgtctgaccacaccattgatatgtttcactgaaattttatgcgaatctttaaaacgtcataactcctgaacagattggacgattttaatgtttaaaaaagcaaactacgtgtattttggtgaagaatatgtagaaatcgtaaaaatattcgaaaagttgttccttgactccgcaaactaagaaaaactccataaaaatggtcaaatttccaaacgtccataactcttataatagcgaatatatttcaaagaaacttttttctgaaatagtgctcatgggtacctacaaaaaagtattagacaacttttctgtagggcttcaaatgaaattactaaaaatcaaaaacgaatttttaagaaaaatcgacagggggtaggtgcctaaatttttcgacgaaaaaaaaatttttcaaatcgttttggaaaaattatttttggctgcgggggtcaattacaatcatttttggtgaatagacatgcccccgaaatctggcgcattttcgagaaaaaaattcagtacgggcggaactttaaacgttaataaccttttaacgaagcctcaattgacaaattggcattcttgattttcgtgttattttaacctccagaatctcccattaaaatttttcccaggggtggccgaacaccctgtatgtacgtcGACGTAACTTTTAATTCATGAGGCTACGtgattaaataatataaattagttAAGACATTGCTCCTTCCTCACACATAtgcttaataataattaatatttgcatCAATGACCAGATAATGGAACATTAGTTATTCTCGTTAGATATTGGTACATTTACCTTAACGAGATTCCATTGAACtgtgtacatatacatatggCTGTCATGTACTATTTACGAtctagttgatggccagttttcAAAATATCTTTGTCAAAGTTGgggttgcttttttttttttaataaaaatagttaTATTGTTAAAGCTGCATGTCTTTTGCACAACATTATTATTGATCTTAAAAGGCGATACTTTGAATAACAAAGATATAAGAAGCAATTACTTGAAATTAAGTGAATTATCAAACTCGAGAAGAACTAAGACCGTATGACAACAATAACCTAAAAACCTTATATAAATAAAGAAACATATTTCTTAAATTCTTAAAATGTCACATGAATAAATTCAAAGAATTTACTGTTTTTTTAATGCTACTTTTCCCCATTCCTTGTCCACTTTAATATACGACTTTTATAGTTTCGAACACATTTACTTTATAAAACTGACCTGTTTTGTACTTCAGAAAGCAACGACTCTACGAAATTATTGTATGTAAGTACATTGTTGTTACAGACGTCGTACATGCGATACGATATAACAAACAAACTGGTTTTAATTTCAAACATTATGATTAACGACTAAAACATGCACGTGTTGTCGATTTGAACGCAAATATAAAATATGCTTCGTTTATTGACATGTTGATCAATCTGTAACGCAACATCTAATTAGGACGTTTTGTTATTAGATAAATAAACATGTGTACCTACTTATTACTACTTTTCTCGCCTATTTACTTCGATAGAAGTTAGAACATCGATGTTACTAATTGTAAGCTGAAGCTAGTGACCGTGAAAATATAGTCaacgattaattaaaaataaaatacctaTAATCAACCCGCATAATTaaacatatgtatatgtacttACATCACCTATTAACACACTACAGAATTTCGAACGTTACATTTTCTAGACTGTATTGTGTACTATTTTATTGATAACTTTGTTAATCAGTGAAACTGACCAAACAGTGCCTCTATGCTTTGCGTAATTGTAAACACAAATTGTTCCTATTTTTTAATCTTGTAATTAATTGCTTATCTAATAATACCGATATCTGTATATTCTCCGACCAACTGAAATTAATTATACTTATGTATCTCTTCAAGAATTATCTTTCGTTTTGTGTCACAAAATAAAACCTATCGAATCCATGTCTGCAAGGAGTGTAAGGTTATAATTTACACAACAAATTGGAAATCAATTTCTATTACATAATATAAATCATATACATATTATGTTCAAAATGCTAacttattaattttaaattattacaaATCGCTCATACTGAAAACTTTCGTAAATTTGATCGTAATTAATTTCAAATCTCTTATCAAAAATCTAATACACCAATTATCCACACTTATAATGTAGGTTCTTTGTATTCTAGTAACATTACAGCTAAATCTTTATTGGGTATTTTCTCTAATTTCATTCTCATTCGTACTGCCAATTTATTTGGTTGTTTTAAATACATTGCAGAATGATGTACAGCAATGGCATAAGGAATGGGACACCAATCTTTTTTAACAATTTCTCTAACAAGAGCGGTTATATAACTTTCTATTAAAGATGTATCTTCCTCGAGTGGATAGAAATATTCTTTTAACGGAATAACCAATTGTTCTAAAGGTAATCTAATGTAACGCAACAAACCCGCATGTTCCGACCATAGTAGTTTTCTATAGTGAACGTCGTGCCTTTGTGCAATTAGCAGCAATATAGTCATCGAAAAACCATAATCACCATAAGAAGTTGAACAAAAATGTTCGCACATGATCGTGAATAAATCAGTAAACGAGTTAAGTCCTGGCAAATCTattgtaaaattaaatttcttataaTTATCTTTCAATAAAGATACGATGGCTTTAGTAAGTAAAGCAGATACGTCGCTATCTAAATATACTGTATCACATAGGTATACTAGAACTAATCTGCTGAATCTTAGACTTTGAGATAACTTTTCAACCAAATCAGGTAATACTAATTCTAAACTCAGTACAGCCAAGATAGTAGATTTATCTTCATCATTGCATGTGCTATTGTTTCTACATTTAGTATAAATGTGTACTACTGGTAGATAAAGCCAATCTTTAGGCATTGCCGCTTGATCCCATTCACCATTCAGTTCTACATAATGTTCATATAAAGCAGCCACGTCGctggttaaatttaatttaatattctcGACATTTGGACTCAAATTTAATTTCTCTAATTCGTTTGCTATCGTTGCTAAACTTAATTTTTCTTTTGATAATGCAATCTGAAGCATATTTTTTACATCGGATGAAAAATCAGCAGGTAAAGATGATACAAGTTTTACAGCAATTTTCCAAATAATATGCGCTGTACTTTTGTCGAGTTTATCTTTAACAAGAGAAGCTGCCTTCACTATAGCAATCAAAAAAGATAACTCATATCTTGTGTACCATGATCTTTCTAAGCACCATTCTGTTGtttctaatttttttaaatatttacaaagttGTGGAAGGCTGAGAATTGCTTGAACTTCTTCTATAAAACAATGATTAATGAATACTTTTAAGACAGTTGCAAGAAATGGTATACAAGATTGTTGAGATACTATAGGCTGCAATTGTCCATCCTCTGTTAATATACCTAGATGAGGTAGAGAAGGAGGATCGCGTTCAGTAGCTGGCCTATAGCCACTCAATAAATTTGAAGAAGagctataaaaatttaataacattAACAAGTCAATAAACATCggtattttttacaaaaaaagacttaatataatatgaaattaaaaataagtcAAACGTAACTTACCTAAGTTTAGAAAATACTCGTGACCGAGATATTATCAATTTTTGAATTACGGAAGTATCATTGACTGCCAATAATGTTTCTGCAAGAAGTTTTGTATTGCCccactataaaataaaaattgtttagtaaatatttaacctttatataatatttggaacataaatatttcatacaataaattaaatttgaacaTACTGTAACATTAGTTAAAGATAATAACTGTGTACTCCATTTCAACAATAAAATTGATATATTTGCTTTTAAAGATGTCAAGCAACTGGCAACAGCAATTAAATTTGCTGCATATTCACAGGACAATTCGGATGCATTTTGAATATCATGATTACTTAATAGAAGTTGTAACTGAGacaataaaattaattgtaCGCCAGTTAAACTGTCCATTGCCTCTCCGTGAAGTAGTAAAGTTTTCCATAGTCGTAAACTTTCGATGCTGAGATCAATACTTTCATttcttaaaaagaaattaattacaCTTTATATTTGCAACAACGTctgttacaaataaaaattaaatgtaaaatatatGTAAAAATTACCCTGCATCACAACAGATATACGAAATAATGCGTTGTTTAATTTTAAGGTTGTTCAACTTTTGGGCAACTGGTTTTCCTCCATAATAAAGTAAAATACGACAAAACCTAACAGCAAGAGTTACAGGAACTCCATAAACATTATTTATAGTTTTTTGCATTGctacgaataaaaatataaattattattaatttattgtatGTGTttgtatatgaaatattttaaccCCTTCCCGTGCCATTTAGCTCGATGAAATCCAGGCCCAAACAGTAGGCGCAGTAAAAAACTGAGgctaaactgctttgtaacagagattataagaatcgtgaccaACTATTGTGGCGTACTGATAGGAACTAAAACCcaatcacgatcgtgatttgctgttcgcgaatctggctcgtgatatttatgtttgggtcaaaatcttcatcacgagtctcgttaaagtacgggaag of Colletes latitarsis isolate SP2378_abdomen chromosome 3, iyColLati1, whole genome shotgun sequence contains these proteins:
- the LOC143340485 gene encoding CB1 cannabinoid receptor-interacting protein 1, with the protein product MSADGHFRVTLSLRREPVAGPVYCKMETSARFRQLKTVKLSCEATYRLDISFKPPQLLESLTIGGKQVETIERARDGTACAYSAYHSTKGISASARGHREELSIAMRVMGSGYLSTCLQIKYYRQDDQSHCEWGARLHCIELDCSSVEGRLVTVDRETYRKLGIES
- the LOC143340464 gene encoding RNA polymerase II-associated protein 1 isoform X1, which encodes MDGGPTLKRPKPTDGEEELFRMQDEFLMNKQQPSAKVINLRGSKAPFDITGSDEVPKNQTSSGKIRSKFSELKKHKIHNRVYTHQTGGDVLNPVIKENVQENLKPKLQDSVQNIQIAPSNIILGNIIEKKYGPNNYKLNEESFSALDKGFPDVFVSDYMKNDGNQSLFWQQVSPEENATHNSEDLQKCEPSFNNGSTIIEKSWATEIHKENLERLNRMSQEDILREKSKLEMMLKPELIQFLKDRRNKKQKAEEDQDKIEKSNILNKDENVTYMDEEKLITKEISNRHDKELSNNNNVTLMQIDKREKVVDKYSKDMSKNTDDTQMQIDKSEETVTEPPIELMKLAKEKGWVHMDALEREKLKWMEDIPIQKQDEPSPDVPYNARFDFNGLLLPYEDESVPVEKGLHHHGEEPERPGYSLQELLQLSRSAAQQQRCMALTTLANIIDKSRKGWYDKALHPAPLPVLSQRNLLLLLRFSLDDTSVAIVTATLQALRAFLYSEEDEICLDRLYGFQNYEEPNITPPKTDITNTSNLKDHELVQLDAIAALLRTDIFIRIRYILREMRPPPVGVTCALEILIRLARYSNITALNIMSIPNLLEAITEYFMPLSTDRLAMQKTINNVYGVPVTLAVRFCRILLYYGGKPVAQKLNNLKIKQRIISYICCDAGNESIDLSIESLRLWKTLLLHGEAMDSLTGVQLILLSQLQLLLSNHDIQNASELSCEYAANLIAVASCLTSLKANISILLLKWSTQLLSLTNVTWGNTKLLAETLLAVNDTSVIQKLIISRSRVFSKLSSSSNLLSGYRPATERDPPSLPHLGILTEDGQLQPIVSQQSCIPFLATVLKVFINHCFIEEVQAILSLPQLCKYLKKLETTEWCLERSWYTRYELSFLIAIVKAASLVKDKLDKSTAHIIWKIAVKLVSSLPADFSSDVKNMLQIALSKEKLSLATIANELEKLNLSPNVENIKLNLTSDVAALYEHYVELNGEWDQAAMPKDWLYLPVVHIYTKCRNNSTCNDEDKSTILAVLSLELVLPDLVEKLSQSLRFSRLVLVYLCDTVYLDSDVSALLTKAIVSLLKDNYKKFNFTIDLPGLNSFTDLFTIMCEHFCSTSYGDYGFSMTILLLIAQRHDVHYRKLLWSEHAGLLRYIRLPLEQLVIPLKEYFYPLEEDTSLIESYITALVREIVKKDWCPIPYAIAVHHSAMYLKQPNKLAVRMRMKLEKIPNKDLAVMLLEYKEPTL